A region of Sulfuricella denitrificans skB26 DNA encodes the following proteins:
- a CDS encoding DUF4236 domain-containing protein, producing the protein MGFYLRKSISVGPLRFNLSKSGIGVSAGVKGLRFGVGPRGNYVHMGRGGLYYRATIPSSSAPSEQRRQPAQRLDPQIPPGTHAPLEEIESADVAQIVDSSSRELLNELNQKQKTTRLWPIVAVASVAVLIVGLSSGWPNWLLVLLFLGGIVGTYVAHGRDALAKTVVLFYDFDPEMENAYGQLHSCAGRLADCAAAWHIEAEGKVHDRKYHAGASNLVSRKQTFVRKVEPPYVKTNIETIAIGVGRQTLHFFPDRVLIYDQNGVGAVGYQELRVNVGTRRFIESDSVPRDAKVVDRTWKYVNKSGGPDRRFKDNKELPICLYEEISLSSQTGLNEVLQVSQCGGGESFAAAIALLGQKISQEGGGSISVA; encoded by the coding sequence GTGGGTTTCTATCTTCGTAAGAGCATTAGTGTTGGTCCTCTCCGCTTCAACCTTTCGAAGTCGGGTATCGGGGTTTCCGCAGGTGTAAAAGGGCTACGCTTCGGAGTCGGGCCGCGAGGCAACTATGTCCACATGGGTCGAGGTGGGTTATATTACAGAGCAACCATTCCGTCATCCTCTGCGCCTTCCGAGCAGCGACGCCAGCCTGCGCAGCGACTTGACCCTCAAATCCCACCGGGAACACATGCGCCGCTCGAAGAAATCGAGTCGGCAGACGTTGCCCAAATCGTTGACTCTTCCTCGCGTGAGCTTTTGAATGAACTGAACCAAAAGCAAAAGACCACACGGCTTTGGCCTATCGTGGCTGTGGCCTCAGTGGCGGTTCTTATCGTTGGGTTGTCGTCGGGGTGGCCGAATTGGTTATTGGTGCTACTTTTCCTGGGGGGTATTGTGGGCACATACGTTGCTCATGGTCGAGATGCCCTTGCCAAAACGGTCGTACTTTTCTATGACTTCGATCCCGAGATGGAAAATGCCTATGGACAGCTTCACAGTTGCGCCGGACGGTTGGCTGATTGCGCAGCGGCATGGCATATCGAGGCTGAGGGGAAGGTTCATGATCGAAAGTATCACGCTGGTGCGAGCAACCTCGTTAGCCGAAAGCAAACGTTTGTTCGCAAGGTAGAACCACCCTACGTCAAGACCAACATCGAAACCATAGCCATTGGGGTTGGTCGCCAAACGCTGCACTTCTTTCCAGACCGCGTCCTCATCTACGATCAAAACGGCGTTGGCGCCGTCGGCTATCAGGAGCTCCGCGTCAATGTTGGAACAAGGAGGTTCATCGAGAGTGATTCCGTTCCAAGGGACGCAAAGGTTGTGGATAGGACGTGGAAGTATGTCAACAAGTCTGGAGGGCCGGATCGCCGGTTCAAGGACAACAAAGAGCTACCTATCTGCTTATATGAGGAGATTTCTTTATCCAGTCAAACCGGGCTAAACGAGGTGTTGCAAGTTTCGCAGTGTGGCGGCGGTGAGAGCTTCGCAGCAGCGATTGCCTTGTTGGGTCAGAAAATCTCCCAGGAGGGTGGCGGCTCTATCTCTGTGGCATAA
- a CDS encoding integration host factor subunit beta: protein MNRSQLIAILSHQFSTLTAQDAEVSVTLILDEIKNAMANGRRVEIRGFGSFALNHRNPRIGRNPMTGEKVTVPAKYVPHFKPGKELKARVDIA, encoded by the coding sequence ATGAACCGCTCACAATTAATCGCCATCCTCTCTCACCAATTCTCTACTCTCACAGCCCAAGATGCCGAAGTTTCCGTGACACTTATCTTGGATGAAATTAAAAATGCCATGGCCAACGGTAGGCGTGTAGAAATCCGTGGTTTTGGCTCTTTTGCGCTAAACCACCGCAATCCAAGAATAGGTAGAAATCCCATGACTGGAGAGAAAGTAACGGTCCCAGCCAAGTACGTGCCTCATTTCAAGCCAGGAAAAGAGTTGAAGGCGCGGGTGGATATTGCCTGA
- a CDS encoding RHS repeat-associated core domain-containing protein translates to MLKHTRLIAPLLAGLLLLGQTTAQAETASLVHDDFGNITQRTVNPGTTGQATTTYGYDALNRLNTEAGPAQTQTISYDADGNRLSDGSGNYTYDPNSNKMLTTRQGVSVSTDPSGRITSDGTGRTYTYNQAGQLYTISKNSVLMATYYYNAQSQRTRKVTTASAPQGAQTVVYHYDQQGHLLAETSGTGTPIRTYVWRDDTPIAQIEHQPTRKTLYYEVDHLNTPRAAMDETGKVLWRWESDAFGSTLANEDADGDNTKVTVNLRFPGQYYDAESGLNYNYARNYDSSTGRYTTSDPIGLDGGINTYSYVENNPLNYFDPDGLLITSTIGGLQNGMTISQATAIGSMGNAAMAAGGVGGVTTVVSGAAGGGYIAVPKAARIAVGVAKATIKGALSKTPGLPPPKHPVYPQCTPPAISTPALPSSVPPPIPLTLQFPK, encoded by the coding sequence ATGTTAAAGCATACCCGGCTGATCGCCCCCCTGCTGGCAGGCCTGCTCCTGCTAGGGCAGACAACGGCCCAAGCCGAAACCGCCAGCCTGGTCCACGACGACTTCGGCAACATCACCCAGCGCACCGTGAATCCGGGTACAACAGGGCAGGCCACTACCACCTACGGCTACGACGCCCTCAACCGCCTCAATACAGAAGCCGGTCCGGCCCAGACCCAGACCATCAGCTACGACGCCGACGGCAACCGCCTCAGCGACGGGTCAGGCAATTACACCTACGACCCTAACTCCAACAAAATGCTGACCACCCGCCAGGGAGTCAGCGTCAGCACCGACCCCTCAGGCCGCATCACCTCAGACGGCACAGGAAGAACCTACACTTACAACCAGGCCGGACAGCTCTACACCATCAGCAAGAACAGCGTCCTGATGGCGACCTACTATTACAACGCCCAGAGCCAACGCACCCGCAAAGTCACCACCGCCAGTGCGCCCCAAGGCGCACAGACCGTGGTCTACCACTACGACCAGCAAGGCCACCTGTTGGCCGAGACCAGCGGCACCGGCACCCCAATCCGTACCTACGTCTGGCGAGACGACACCCCGATCGCCCAGATCGAACATCAACCGACCCGCAAGACCCTCTACTACGAAGTGGATCATCTCAACACGCCTAGAGCGGCGATGGATGAGACAGGCAAAGTCCTCTGGCGGTGGGAGTCGGATGCGTTTGGCTCAACGCTGGCGAATGAGGATGCGGATGGGGACAATACCAAGGTTACGGTGAATCTGAGGTTTCCGGGACAGTATTACGATGCGGAGTCGGGGCTGAATTATAACTACGCGAGGAATTATGATTCCAGTACCGGGAGGTACACCACCTCTGACCCGATTGGTCTGGACGGGGGAATTAATACTTATAGCTATGTTGAAAATAATCCGCTGAATTATTTTGATCCTGATGGCTTGCTTATCACCTCGACTATAGGTGGCCTTCAAAATGGTATGACTATATCTCAGGCTACAGCCATCGGCTCTATGGGAAATGCCGCCATGGCCGCTGGCGGTGTGGGTGGAGTGACTACAGTCGTATCTGGGGCGGCCGGCGGCGGATATATAGCTGTTCCGAAAGCTGCGCGCATCGCCGTCGGTGTGGCAAAAGCAACTATAAAAGGTGCCCTTTCAAAAACTCCAGGCTTGCCGCCTCCAAAACATCCGGTGTATCCACAATGTACACCACCAGCAATCAGTACTCCTGCTCTACCGAGCAGCGTGCCTCCACCGATACCTTTAACCCTTCAATTTCCGAAATAA
- a CDS encoding tetratricopeptide repeat protein, with amino-acid sequence MVQPTDKKLDQEVFSEATHLYKAGQYVEAASRYKELAEKDYLDAQVFLGWMYSEGIGYAQSRDSALFWFKKAAALNSAEGMFYCGRLLEEDGQSEDAFEYIRLSAGKGYPPALCRLGLMYLIGRGVAANNDYAMQYLRRAADQGNVFAKRELAVVQMKHALNLLTWTQGGLRFIAAIIESFLIAWRDPYSEKIRC; translated from the coding sequence ATGGTACAGCCTACTGATAAGAAATTAGACCAAGAAGTATTTTCTGAAGCAACGCACCTATATAAAGCTGGCCAGTACGTTGAAGCTGCTTCTCGCTATAAGGAACTGGCGGAGAAGGATTATCTGGATGCACAAGTTTTTCTTGGTTGGATGTATAGCGAAGGCATTGGTTATGCCCAAAGCCGTGACAGTGCGCTCTTCTGGTTCAAAAAAGCTGCAGCACTTAATTCGGCGGAAGGAATGTTCTACTGTGGGCGACTTCTAGAAGAGGATGGCCAATCCGAAGATGCATTTGAGTACATTCGCCTCAGCGCAGGAAAAGGTTACCCGCCAGCACTTTGTCGTCTGGGCCTTATGTATCTAATTGGTAGAGGCGTGGCTGCGAACAACGACTACGCAATGCAGTATTTGAGACGTGCTGCTGACCAAGGAAATGTATTTGCAAAAAGAGAACTAGCGGTAGTTCAAATGAAACATGCACTGAATCTGCTTACTTGGACACAAGGCGGATTGAGGTTTATTGCAGCTATCATAGAGAGTTTTCTTATTGCATGGCGAGATCCTTATTCTGAGAAAATAAGGTGTTGA
- a CDS encoding class I SAM-dependent methyltransferase has translation MNDMNTIFGRAMTPQEYAHEWKASAENFSVNRHYAWMVQQLGDQPLVLEVGCGSGASTLSLVQAGMRVVSLEDNEHLAAMAVEHLKANGISVEVVSLEAFNHLDLVADTQVFIVQVNVFDFNLATSLPHQAFDALVCWMIGSSPGVISAQLGKQLKSFNGSEMPFYREQVHKQCYEIGRSCLKHGGTVQIVDRIAMRSWSDKDTLRSQLVESHRELAGNGYVVTKEATFLKKMEDSLHTSHIHYLTSADMAAAKVIALGSAKAVID, from the coding sequence ATGAATGACATGAACACGATATTTGGTCGGGCAATGACTCCTCAGGAATATGCGCATGAATGGAAGGCCTCGGCTGAGAATTTTTCTGTGAATCGGCACTATGCCTGGATGGTTCAACAATTGGGTGACCAACCCTTGGTGCTGGAGGTGGGTTGCGGCTCAGGCGCCAGCACCTTGAGTTTGGTCCAAGCGGGCATGCGGGTGGTGTCTCTTGAGGATAACGAACACTTGGCGGCTATGGCCGTTGAGCACCTGAAAGCCAACGGGATTTCAGTCGAAGTGGTATCGCTTGAGGCATTTAATCACCTTGACCTAGTGGCAGACACGCAAGTGTTTATCGTTCAGGTGAATGTGTTTGACTTCAACTTGGCAACGAGTCTTCCACATCAAGCATTCGATGCACTCGTCTGCTGGATGATTGGATCAAGCCCAGGGGTCATTTCGGCCCAGTTGGGTAAGCAACTAAAAAGCTTCAATGGCAGCGAAATGCCATTCTATCGCGAGCAGGTGCATAAGCAATGCTATGAGATAGGGCGCTCTTGCCTTAAGCATGGCGGTACTGTCCAGATTGTGGATCGCATAGCTATGCGCTCATGGAGCGACAAAGACACTCTGCGCAGTCAGCTCGTTGAAAGTCATCGTGAATTGGCAGGAAATGGCTACGTAGTTACGAAAGAGGCAACTTTCCTCAAAAAAATGGAAGATAGTCTTCATACCTCCCATATTCATTATTTGACGTCAGCCGATATGGCTGCGGCCAAGGTTATAGCGCTTGGGTCTGCTAAGGCGGTTATCGATTGA